CCCCAGGGCCCTCAGCGCCAGCGTGAAGTCGTGCGCCACCGCGGGGGCCACGGTGAGCAGCACGATGCGCCAGCCAGACGCGGCACCCGGAGTCGGCATGGCCGTGTCCTAACAATTCACCCAACGTGTGCGCCCGGCCAACGCACGCGCCCTGCCCGGAAATGAAAACGCGCTCGCCCCCGGGGAGGAGACGAGCGCGTGGACCCGGCCGGAGTGCTTTCGGTGGGGTCAGACCGCCTTCAGACGGGGCGTGCGCGTCTTGGGGGCGGGGGCGGCGACGGCCTCACGGAGCGCGTCCTTCTTGTCCGTGCGCTCCCAGGTGAACTCCTTCTCCGCGCGGCCGAAGTGACCGTACGCGGCGGTCTTCTGGTAGATGGGCCGCAGCAGGTCCAGGTGCTCCGTGATTTCGCGCGGGCGCAGGCCGAACACCTGGCGCACGGCGCGGGCGATCTGCTCTTCCGGCACGGTGGACGTGCCGAAGGTCTCCACCATCACGCTGACAGGCTCCGCCACGCCAATGGCGTAGGACACCTGCACCTCGCAACGGCTGGCCAGGCCCGCCGCCACGACGTTCTTCGCGATGTAGCGGCCCATGTACGCGGCCGAGCGGTCCACCTTGGACGGGTCCTTGCCGCTGAACGCGCCGCCACCGTGACGGCCCATGCCGCCGTAGGTGTCGACGATGATCTTGCGGCCCGTGAGGCCCGAGTCGCCCATGGGGCCGCCGATGACGAAGCGGCCCGTGGGGTTGATGAAGAACTTGGTCTTGTTGTCGATGAGCTTCTTCGGCAGGACCTTCAGGATGACGTCCTCGCGGATGGCCTCCTGGATCTTCTTGTTGGAGACGTCATCCGAGTGCTGCGTGGACAGCACCACCGCGTCGATGCGCAGCGGCTTGCCGTCCTTGTACTCCACCGTGACCTGGCTCTTGCCGTCCGGGCGGATCCACGGGTGGTTCTTGCGGCGCACCTCCGCCAGGCGGCGGGTCAGCGCGTGCGCGTAGTGGATGGGCGCGGGCATCAGCTCCGGCGTCTCGTCGCACGCGAAGCCGAACATCATGCCCTGGTCGCCGGCGCCCTGGTCCTTCTTGTTGTCCACGCCCCGGGCGATGTCCTGGCTCTGGCCCTCGATGGCCACCATGACGCCGCAGGTGTTGCCGTCGTAGCCCATGGCGCTGTCGGTGTAGCCGATGCGCGTGATGGTGGAGCGGACGATCTTCGGGATGTCCACGTAGGTGTTCGTCGTCACCTCACCCGCGACGATGGCGAGGCCCGTCTTGACGAGCGTCTCCACGGCGACGCGCGCCTGCGGATCCTTGGCGATGATGGCATCGAGCACACCGTCGGAGATCTGGTCGGCGATCTTGTCCGGGTGGCCCTCGGTGACGGATTCAGACGTGAAC
The sequence above is drawn from the Corallococcus sp. NCRR genome and encodes:
- the metK gene encoding methionine adenosyltransferase, whose product is MPTDFLFTSESVTEGHPDKIADQISDGVLDAIIAKDPQARVAVETLVKTGLAIVAGEVTTNTYVDIPKIVRSTITRIGYTDSAMGYDGNTCGVMVAIEGQSQDIARGVDNKKDQGAGDQGMMFGFACDETPELMPAPIHYAHALTRRLAEVRRKNHPWIRPDGKSQVTVEYKDGKPLRIDAVVLSTQHSDDVSNKKIQEAIREDVILKVLPKKLIDNKTKFFINPTGRFVIGGPMGDSGLTGRKIIVDTYGGMGRHGGGAFSGKDPSKVDRSAAYMGRYIAKNVVAAGLASRCEVQVSYAIGVAEPVSVMVETFGTSTVPEEQIARAVRQVFGLRPREITEHLDLLRPIYQKTAAYGHFGRAEKEFTWERTDKKDALREAVAAPAPKTRTPRLKAV